A window of the Gossypium hirsutum isolate 1008001.06 chromosome A03, Gossypium_hirsutum_v2.1, whole genome shotgun sequence genome harbors these coding sequences:
- the LOC107963656 gene encoding protein DETOXIFICATION 56, with translation MPATATSRVEEIPTDKPSQSPSVSYPTKKWPANLMQIMLSELKIQRGLALPLVAMNLTWFVKIAVTTAFLGRLGELQLAGGTLGFTFANVTGFSVLNGLCGAMEPVCGQAFGAKNFRLLHKTLLMAIILLLLITLPVSFLWLHVDKILIHFGQKEDISAVAKTYLFYLLPDLVVTSFLCPLKAYLSSQSITIPIMFSSALALAFHIPINIFLAKAKGLEGVSMAIWISDLIAAILLVLYVVVKENRKGGKWNEGGWWDQRVEDWLRLLKLSGPCCLTTCLEWWCYEILVLLTGRLRNAKQAVGVIAIVLNFDYLLYSVMLSLATCASTRVSNELGANQPVAAYQSAYVSLAVSTISGCFGALVMLGARGVWAPLFSHEKGIIRGVKKMMLLMAVIEVVNFPLAVCGGIVRGTARPWLAMYANLGGFYLLALPLGVVLAFKAALGLSGLLLGFLVGMATCLALLLMMVVRIRWHEEADKAHILASDGNLETVNKVNDNEV, from the coding sequence ATGCCTGCAACTGCAACATCAAGAGTGGAAGAGATCCCAACTGATAAACCATCCCAGTCACCTTCAGTTTCATATCCCACCAAGAAATGGCCGGCCAACCTAATGCAGATAATGCTTTCAGAGCTGAAAATACAAAGAGGACTAGCACTTCCATTGGTGGCCATGAACTTAACCTGGTTTGTAAAGATCGCGGTGACTACAGCTTTTCTAGGCAGGCTTGGGGAGCTCCAGTTAGCTGGTGGCACACTCGGTTTCACCTTTGCTAATGTCACAGGTTTCTCCGTCCTCAATGGACTTTGTGGTGCCATGGAACCTGTCTGTGGGCAAGCTTTTGGAGCTAAAAACTTCAGGCTCCTTCACAAGACACTTTTGATGGCCATAATCTTGTTACTGTTAATTACACTGCCTGTTTCCTTCCTATGGCTTCATGTTGATAAAATTCTAATCCATTTTGGCCAAAAAGAAGACATTTCAGCGGTTGCAAAGACATATCTTTTCTATCTTCTCCCTGATTTGGTTGTCACTTCATTCCTATGCCCTCTCAAGGCCTATTTGAGCTCTCAAAGCATAACAATCCCCATTATGTTTAGCTCGGCTTTAGCGCTTGCTTTTCACATCCCCATCAATATCTTTCTTGCAAAAGCTAAGGGTCTTGAAGGGGTTTCAATGGCAATCTGGATAAGTGATCTCATAGCTGCAATCCTTCTAGTCTTGTATGTAGTGGTGAAAGAGAATAGAAAGGGAGGGAAATGGAATGAGGGAGGATGGTGGGATCAACGTGTTGAAGACTGGCTTAGACTGCTCAAGCTTAGTGGACCATGTTGTCTTACCACCTGCCTTGAATGGTGGTGCTATGAGATTTTGGTCTTGCTTACCGGAAGGCTACGAAATGCCAAGCAGGCAGTCGGAGTGATTGCTATCGTTCTGAACTTCGACTACTTGCTCTACTCTGTGATGTTGTCACTAGCCACATGTGCATCCACTCGTGTATCAAATGAGCTCGGTGCAAACCAGCCTGTCGCAGCCTACCAGTCAGCATACGTATCACTTGCAGTGAGCACAATTTCTGGTTGCTTTGGGGCATTGGTCATGTTGGGTGCAAGAGGCGTTTGGGCTCCTCTATTCAGCCATGAAAAAGGGATCATAAGAGGAGTGAAAAAGATGATGCTGCTAATGGCAGTGATTGAAGTTGTAAACTTCCCCTTAGCTGTTTGTGGAGGAATTGTTCGTGGAACAGCTCGACCATGGTTGGCGATGTATGCCAATCTTGGGGGCTTCTATCTCTTAGCTTTACCGTTGGGTGTTGTTCTGGCCTTCAAAGCTGCACTTGGACTGAGCGGGTTATTGCTAGGATTTTTAGTTGGGATGGCAACATGTTTGGCATTGTTGTTGATGATGGTAGTGAGAATAAGGTGGCATGAAGAAGCCGATAAGGCACATATACTTGCCTCTGATGGGAATCTGGAAACAGTTAACAAGGTAAATGACAACGAAGTATGA
- the LOC107963657 gene encoding ATP-dependent Clp protease ATP-binding subunit CLPT2, chloroplastic: MAAAQSLSNPSSTTSLISQSRNQSKPTSPPSFLKPHSLQSPWLGFKISFQPSKTTRYLPNHRPITATISLSLPTSKTDRVASAGKVPKWSRRAIKSFAMAELEARKLKYPTTGTESLLMGILIEGTNLAAKFLRANGITLFKVRDETVKLLGKGDMFFFSPEHPPLTEDAQRALDWAVDEKLKSGGDGEITTTHLLLGIWSEVESPGHKILAALGFNDAKSKELTSMSSEPESVDG; this comes from the exons atggcagCTGCCCAGTCTCTCTCAAATCCATCTTCCACCACCTCACTAATTTCCCAATCCAGAAACCAATCAAAACCCACTTCTCCTCCTTCATTTCTAAAGCCCCACAGTCTACAAAGTCCATGGCTTGGCTTCAAAATTTCCTTTCAGCCATCAAAAACCACACGCTATTTGCCCAACCATCGCCCCATCACTGCAACTATCTCCTTAAGTCTCCCCACTTC gaAAACAGATAGGGTTGCTTCAGCTGGGAAAGTTCCCAA ATGGTCAAGGAGAGCGATAAAGTCATTTGCTATGGCTGAATTGGAAGCTAGGAAACTCAAGTATCCAACTACTGGAACTGAGTCGTTGCTCATGGGCATATTGATTGAAG GAACTAATCTGGCTGCAAAATTTTTGCGTGCAAATGGTATCACACTTTTCAAGGTTCGTGATGAGACAGTCAAATTATTAGGAAAAGGTGACATGTTCTTTTTCAGTCCTGAGCATCCTCCTTTGACAGAAGATGCTCAAAGGGCACTTGATTGGGCTGTTGATGAGAAACTAAAATCTG GTGGTGATGGGGAAATTACAACAACTCATTTGCTTCTTGGCATTTGGTCTGAAGTGGAATCACCTGGTCACAAGATATTGGCAGCTCTTGGCTTCAATGATGCCAAATCTAAGGAGCTCACTTCTATGAGTTCTGAACCTGAATCTGTAGATGGGTAA
- the LOC107963658 gene encoding ACT domain-containing protein ACR8, with protein MEWHACLDEYEKLVIRMSTPRVVIDNGVCPTATLVKVDSARRHGILLDAVQVLTDLNLSIKKAYISSDGQWFMDVFHVTDLNGNKLTDESVISYIEQSIETTHCDRSHGFNGLTALELTGTDRIGLLSEVFAVLADLQCDVVDAKVWTHNGRIASLIFVKDCNSGSPIEDSQQIDKIEARLRNVLKGDNDIRSAKTTVSMAVTHTERRLHQMMFADRDYERKPILEHTSELPAVTLQNWVERGYSVVNVQCKDRTKLLFDVVCTLTDMQYVVFHATIKTSGDKAYLEFYIRHRDGIPVSSEPERHRLIQCLQAAVERRASEGVRLELCTSDRQCLLADVTRTFRENGLNVTRAEISTTSDVALNVFYVTDATGNLADPKTIEAVRQKIGLGNLKVKQLPSVYHQKAEPEEQQAVGVGGAVLLSLGSLVRRNLYNLGLIKSYS; from the exons ATGGAGTGGCATGCTTGTCTTGATGAATATGAAAAGCTTGTTATAAGGATGAGTACACCCAG GGTTGTGATCGACAATGGTGTTTGTCCCACTGCGACTCTGGTCAAG GTTGATAGTGCTAGAAGACATGGAATTTTGTTGGATGCTGTTCAAGTTTTAACGGATCTGAATCTCTCAATTAAAAAGGCTTATATTTCATCTGATGGACAGTGGTTTATGGATG TTTTTCATGTGACTGATTTGAATGGAAACAAATTAACTGATGAGAGTGTTATTAGCTACATTGAACAG TCCATTGAGACCACTCATTGTGATAGAAGCCATGGATTTAATGGTTTAACAGCCTTGGAATTAACCGGAACCGATAGAATCGGTCTTTTATCTGAAGTATTCGCGGTTTTAGCCGACTTGCAATGCGATGTGGTTGATGCTAAAGTATGGACTCATAACGGTCGAATTGCATCCTTGATTTTCGTTAAAGACTGTAATTCAGGGTCGCCAATCGAAGACTCGCAACAAATTGACAAAATCGAAGCACGTTTAAGGAATGTTTTGAAAGGAGATAACGATATTCGTAGTGCAAAAACCACGGTTTCTATGGCCGTAACTCATACTGAAAGAAGGTTGCATCAAATGATGTTTGCAGATCGTGATTACGAACGGAAACCGATTTTGGAACATACGTCGGAGTTGCCGGCTGTCACTTTGCAAAATTGGGTGGAAAGGGGCTATTCTGTGGTGAATGTTCAATGCAAGGACCGAACTAAACTCCTGTTTGATGTTGTTTGCACATTGACAGATATGCAATATGTTGTGTTTCATGCCACTATCAAAACATCAGGCGATAAAGCATATTTG GAATTTTATATTCGGCACAGAGACGGAATACCGGTTAGTTCAGAACCCGAACGACATCGTTTAATCCAATGTTTACAAGCTGCAGTCGAAAGAAGAGCATCCGAG GGTGTAAGGCTTGAGTTATGCACATCAGATAGACAATGTTTATTAGCCGACGTGACTAGAACATTCAGAGAAAATGGCCTTAACGTTACGAGAGCTGAGATATCAACCACAAGCGACGTAGCCCTAAATGTTTTCTACGTAACCGACGCAACGGGAAACCTAGCTGATCCCAAAACCATCGAAGCAGTACGACAAAAGATCGGTTTAGGTAACTTAAAGGTCAAGCAACTACCTTCGGTTTACCATCAAAAAGCCGAACCCGAAGAGCAACAAGCTGTCGGGGTCGGTGGGGCGGTATTGTTATCACTTGGTAGCCTAGTGAGAAGGAATCTATACAACTTGGGGTTGATTAAATCCTATTCTTGA
- the LOC107963655 gene encoding protein DETOXIFICATION 56 — translation MPATATSRVEEIPTDKPCQSSSVSYPTKKWPANLLQIMLSELKIQRGLALPLVAMNLTWFVKIAVTTAFLGRLGELQLAGGTFGFTFANVTGFSVLSGLCGAMEPICGQAFGAKNFRLLHKTLLMAIILLLLTTLPVSFLWLNVDKILIHFGQKEDISAVAKTYLFYLLPDLVVTSLLCPLKAYLSSQSITIPIMFSSALALAFHIPINIFLAKAKGLEGVSMAIWISDLIAAILLVLYVVVQEIRKGGKWNEGGWWDQCVEDWLRLLKLSGPCCLTTCLEWWCYEILVLLTGRLRNAKQAVGVIAIVLNFDYLLYAVMLSLATCASTRVSNELGSNQPIAAYQSAYGTLAVSTISGCVGALAMVGARGVWAPLFSHDKGIITGVKKMMLLMAVIEVVNFPLAVCGGIVRGTARPWLAMYANLGGFYLLAVPLGVVLAFKAALGLSGLLIGLLAGMATCLALLLVMVVRIKWHEEADKAHILASDGNLETVNKVNDNEV, via the coding sequence ATGCCTGCAACTGCAACATCAAGAGTGGAAGAGATCCCAACTGACAAACCATGTCAGTCATCTTCAGTTTCATATCCCACCAAGAAATGGCCGGCCAACCTATTGCAGATAATGCTTTCAGAGCTGAAGATACAGAGAGGACTAGCACTTCCATTGGTGGCCATGAACTTAACCTGGTTTGTGAAGATCGCGGTGACTACAGCTTTTCTAGGCAGGCTTGGGGAGCTCCAGTTAGCCGGTGGCACATTCGGTTTCACCTTCGCTAATGTCACAGGTTTCTCCGTCCTCAGTGGACTTTGTGGTGCCATGGAACCTATCTGTGGTCAAGCTTTTGGAGCTAAGAACTTCAGGCTCCTTCACAAAACACTTTTGATGGCCATAATCTTGTTACTGTTAACTACACTGCCTGTTTCGTTCCTGTGGCTTAATGTTGATAAAATTCTAATCCATTTTGGCCAAAAAGAAGACATTTCAGCTGTTGCAAAGACGTATCTTTTCTATCTTCTCCCTGATTTGGTTGTCACTTCATTGCTATGCCCTCTCAAGGCCTATTTGAGCTCTCAAAGCATAACAATCCCCATCATGTTTAGCTCGGCTTTAGCGCTTGCTTTTCACATCCCCATCAATATCTTTCTTGCAAAAGCTAAGGGTCTTGAAGGGGTTTCCATGGCAATCTGGATAAGCGATCTCATAGCTGCAATCCTTCTAGTCTTGTATGTAGTGGTGCAAGAGATTAGAAAGGGAGGGAAATGGAATGAGGGAGGATGGTGGGATCAATGTGTTGAAGACTGGCTTAGACTGCTCAAGCTTAGTGGACCATGTTGTCTTACGACCTGCCTTGAATGGTGGTGCTATGAGATTCTAGTCTTGCTTACCGGAAGGCTACGGAATGCCAAGCAGGCAGTCGGAGTGATTGCTATCGTTCTGAACTTCGACTACTTGCTCTACGCTGTGATGTTGTCACTAGCCACGTGTGCATCTACTCGTGTATCTAATGAACTCGGTTCAAACCAGCCCATAGCCGCCTACCAGTCTGCATATGGAACTCTTGCAGTGAGCACAATTTCCGGTTGCGTTGGTGCATTGGCAATGGTGGGCGCGAGAGGCGTTTGGGCTCCTCTGTTTAGCCATGACAAAGGAATCATAACAGGAGTGAAAAAGATGATGCTGCTAATGGCAGTGATTGAAGTTGTAAACTTCCCCTTAGCTGTTTGTGGAGGAATTGTTCGTGGAACAGCTCGGCCATGGTTGGCGATGTATGCAAACCTTGGGGGCTTCTATCTCTTAGCTGTACCGTTGGGTGTTGTTTTGGCCTTCAAAGCTGCACTTGGACTGAGCGGGTTATTGATAGGACTTTTAGCTGGAATGGCAACATGTTTGGCATTGTTGTTGGTGATGGTTGTGAGAATAAAGTGGCATGAAGAAGCAGATAAGGCGCATATACTTGCCTCTGATGGGAATCTGGAAACAGTTAACAAGGTAAATGACAACGAAGTATGA